One part of the Phragmites australis chromosome 3, lpPhrAust1.1, whole genome shotgun sequence genome encodes these proteins:
- the LOC133913716 gene encoding uncharacterized protein LOC133913716: MDVEKVASKGHGFFGLFDWGKKSKKQLFIGSASGSPNPKNTGDGKEVDGSTPSTRSNSILDDALSLKESSEHSCSSSVIDEEAQARRCPTVVARLMGLDAMPAASSSESNPMPLTVQPPLHTTTHEDLISRSYVGSPHKMPGSPIDRFKMEALPPRLAKRTLSVAQYKLLSPMKNPNHISSRNAADIMEAASRIIGPGVENISSYRVHDVGLTNTVRAYNPGEIVGVQQRSQKLNEAPRKRDGPSLFRPPNGKPLDGRLRSSESTSSSRISQSNGCAPVGPKVKVGNRSSNVARAMHAPGKEGTRKGGRKLETRRNPENSMVERNGLNTQKDNNQMGTASSSSVLVPNNRKQNAMVIKHRVNSNPATPSRQRSNIHQINASPRKVAAANTFAGNNTQGRRKVDLQSTTHANVRNNSTAKVIPKPRRLQDRRMYSDKSHSNDGITSDKSQRRIRHNIVIDEQSSFSTNKKKISTEIVSFTFTSPVDRLSHGAHFPNHSVEKQFRENLNAVSTSSNTLNTKLDVIDGDYLGHLLEQKLRELTSGVRSPYSKPAKSVRVYAPSPVLEDTASACETSSIASTDYDRESLQSSKDGKTTLAQTDRATKSGQSFQSAKYDNDVTDQADLENLRLSLLSTWEASISTETFSSSESWRSANGTRLFSSTEGATTSDSAHFNKYLEVDALPEYSDTASSIIVTTAEIPRSESSSSCHMDYRQEVEFIREILNASSPIGHIFSCLERFGNSDILDPHLLEELNGNIRSLVGEEGKAYRLRRRLLFDCVNELLSVRCAYYFNAGYGSWFMGMAVLQNLSAEEIHQEMTSLKVAEEWMVEELVYREMSSPLGSWVDFKMESYQAGGDIATELLASLTDEVVADLLTGSFL, translated from the exons ATGGATGTGGAGAAAGTTGCTTCGAAGGGGCATGGCTTCTTTGGCCTGTTTGATTGGGGTAAAAAGTCTAAGAAGCAGCTATTCATCGGGAGCGCAAGCGGTTCCCCCAATCCAA AGAATACTGGAGACGGGAAGGAAGTTGATGGCAGCACACCAAGTACACGGTCCAATTCG ATCCTTGACGATGCGCTGAGCTTGAAGGAAAGCAGTGAACATAGTTGCTCATCTTCAGTAATTGATGAAGAAGCTCAGGCGAGGAGGTGTCCCACTGTAGTGGCTAGGCTTATGGGTTTGGATGCCATGCCTGCGGCAAGCTCATCCGAATCCAATCCCATGCCATTAACTGTGCAACCACCCTTACATACAACTACTCATGAAGATTTGATTAGCAGAAGTTATGTTGGTAGTCCCCATAAGATGCCAGGTAGTCCTATTGATCGGTTTAAAATGGAAGCACTGCCTCCAAGACTTGCCAAGAGGACACTATCTGTTGCACAATATAAGTTATTGTCTCCCATGAAGAACCCTAATCATATATCCAGCAGAAATGCAGCTGATATAATGGAGGCAGCATCTAGGATCATTGGGCCTGGAGTCGAAAATATCAGTTCTTACAGAGTTCATGATGTTGGGCTCACAAATACTGTGCGTGCCTACAACCCAGGAGAGATCGTAGGAGTCCAACAAAGGTCACAAAAGCTTAATGAAGCACCGAGGAAACGTGATGGCCCTTCATTGTTTAGGCCACCAAATGGAAAACCTTTGGATGGAAGGTTGAGAAGTTCAGAGAGCACCTCGTCTTCCAGGATCTCACAGTCAAATGGATGTGCTCCAGTTGGTCCAAAAGTCAAGGTTGGCAATAGATCATCAAATGTTGCTCGAGCTATGCATGCCCCAGGAAAAGAAGGCACAAGAAAAGGCGGTAGAAAGCTCGAAACTCGCAGGAACCCTGAGAATAGCATGGTTGAGAGAAATGggttgaacacacaaaaggataATAACCAAATGGGCACAGCAAGTTCGTCCAGTGTGCTTGTGCCAAACAACAGAAAGCAGAACGCTATGGTCATCAAACACAGGGTGAATTCAAACCCAGCAACACCCAGCCGGCAACGAAGCAATATTCATCAAATAAATGCCTCTCCCAGAAAGGTTGCGGCAGCTAACACATTTGCTGGAAACAATACTCAAGGTAGAAGAAAGGTGGACTTGCAGTCAACCACTCATGCAAATGTAAGAAATAATTCTACAGCCAAAGTGATCCCCAAGCCAAGAAGGTTACAAGACAGGAGGATGTACTCTGATAAAAGCCACTCAAATGATGGCATTACTTCTGACAAAAGTCAGAGGCGGATTCGGCACAATATTGTGATAGATGAGCAATCGTCTTTTtcaacaaacaaaaagaaaatcagCACTGAGATTGTTTCATTCACATTTACCTCACCAGTTGACAGATTATCACATGGTGCTCACTTTCCCAATCATTCAGTGGAAAAACAGTTCAGAGAGAATTTGAACGCTGTGTCAACTTCAAGCAATACATTGAACACTAAACTTGATGTCATTGATGGTGATTATTTGGGACATCTGTTGGAGCAGAAATTGAGAGAGTTGACATCAGGGGTGAGATCACCTTATTCGAAGCCAGCTAAAAGTGTTAGAGTATACGCCCCTTCACCAGTCTTGGAAGATACAGCATCAGCATGTGAAACATCTAGCATTGCTTCTACTGATTATGATAGGGAGTCTTTACAGTCTTCCAAGGATGGAAAAACTACTCTCGCCCAGACAGATCGTGCTACAAAAAGTGGCCAG TCATTTCAATCTGCGAAGTATGATAATGATGTCACGGATCAAGCGGATCTGGAGAATCTTCGCCTAAGTCTCCTTTCGACATGGGAAGCTTCTATTTCGACCGAAACCTTCAGCTCATCAGAGAGCTGGAGGAGTGCAAACG GAACAAGATTATTTAGTTCAACAGAAGGAGCAACAACTTCTGATTCTGCACACTTCAACAAATATCTAGAAGTGGATGCCTTGCCAGAATATTCCGACACAGCCTCATCAATCATAGTGACTACAGCAGAAATCCCGCGATCAGAAAGCAGCAGCTCATGCCATATGGATTATAGACAGGAGGTGGAGTTTATAAGAGAAATATTGAATGCTAGTTCACCCATTGGTCACATTTTCTCTTGTTTGGAGCGGTTTGGTAATTCGGATATTCTGGATCCGCATCTGTTGGAAGAATTAAATGGCAATATTAGGTCATTGGTTGGTGAAGAGGGCAAAGCTTATAGATTGAGGCGGAGGCTGCTCTTTGACTGTGTAAATGAATTATTAAGTGTGAGATGTGCTTACTACTTCAACGCTGGCTACGGTTCATGGTTTATGGGGATGGCGGTTCTGCAGAACTTGTCAGCGGAAGAAATCCATCAAGAGATGACCAGTCTGAAGGTTGCTGAGGAGTGGATGGTAGAAGAACTTGTGTACAGAGAAATGAGTAGTCCTCTGGGGAGTTGGGTTGATTTCAAGATGGAATCATACCAAGCTGGTGGAGACATAGCGACGGAGTTGTTAGCTTCCTTGACTGATGAAGTGGTTGCTGATCTTCTGACTGGCTCGTTTTTGTAG